The sequence below is a genomic window from Streptomyces sudanensis.
TTGCTTCTTGGCCACGCTTCGCCCTTCGAATCGGCTACCTTGATCGACTCCCGCTGCCGCGTGTGGACACACGGGTACACGAGAGCCGACGCATCAGTCTACGCGAGGCCCCTGGAAAAGACGAATCCCCAAGCCTGCCCACCTCTCAAGATCGCTAAGCCGCGGGGCCGGAGCGCGGCGGGCGGACGTCAGGCGAGGGGGTCCGGGGCCGCCGTGACGCCCAGCTCCGCGAGCTTCGCCCGGCCGCCGTCCGGGGCGGTGAGGACCAGCGGGCCCTCCTCCGTCAGGGCCACCGAGTGCTCCCAGTGGGAGGACCAGGTGCCGTCCGTCGTGACGACGGTCCAGTCGTCCTCCAGGACCTCCGTGCGCGGAGTGCCGAGGGACACCATCGGCTCGATCGCCAGGCAGAAGCCGGGCACCAGCTTCGGGCCCTTGCCGCGCTTGCGCGACACGTAGTTCAGCAGGTGCGGATCCATGTGCATCTCGCTGCCGATGCCGTGGCCGCCGTAGTCCTCGATGATCCCGTACCTGCCGCCGCCCGGCCTGGGCTGGCGGCGGATGTACGTCTCGATGGCGCGGGAGACGTCCACCAGCCGGTTGCCGTTCCGCATCGCGGCGATGCCGGCCCACATCGACTCCTCGGTCACCCGCGACAGCTCCAGGAGCTCCGGCGCGTGCCCGGACCCGACGAACGCGGTGTACGCCGCGTCGCCGTGCCAGCCGTCGACGATGGCGCCCGCGTCGATCGAGATGATGTCGCCGTCCTTCAGGACGACGTCGTCGCTCGGGATGCCGTGGACCACGACCTCGTTCACCGAGGTGCAGATCGTCGCCGGGAACCCGCCGTACCCCAGGAAGTTCGACTTCGCCCCGTGCTCCGCGATCACCTTCCGCGCCGCCTCGTCCAGGTCCCTGGTGGTGGCGCCGGGCACCGCCACCTCGCGCGTCGCCGCGTGGATGGCCGCGACGACCAGCCCCGCCTCGCGCATCTTCGCGATCTGCTCCGGGGTCTTGATCTGCACCATGGCGGCAAACGCCTTTCTCGGACCTCACGACGGTCCACTGGGGGGCTCTCGGTACAACGATACGGGCGCGCACGCGCCAACGGCTTCGGCCGCGGCACCCCGGGAAGGGGGCCGCGGCCGAAGCGCGGGACGTGCGCGGGTCCCGGCCCGCGAGGCCGGGACGCCCGGGAGGGACGTGCTGCAGGCCGGGGGCCTTATACGGCGTGCTCGCCGCTCAGCGCCGCCATGGCCCGCTCGGTCACCTCGTCCACCTTGCCGAGCGCGGAGATGGTGACCACCAGGCCCTGGGCCCGGTAGTGGTCGATGATCGGCTCGGTCTGCGTGTGGTAGACCTCCAGCCGCGTGCGGACCGTCTGCTCGGAGTCGTCGTCGCGCTGGTACAGCTCGCCGCCGCAGACGTCGCAGACGCCGTCCTGCTTCGGCGCGGAGTACGTCACGTGGAAGACGTGCGCGCTGTCGTTGCGGCAGATGCGGCGGCCGGCGATCCGCTTGACGACCTCGTCCTCCGGGACCTCCAGGTCCAGGACGGCGTCCAGCTTCATGTCCGCGGTCGCGAGCATCGCGTCGAGCGCCTTCGCCTGGGCGACGTTGCGCGGGAAGCCGTCGAGCAGGAAGCCGTTCTCGGCGTCCGGCTGCTCCATGCGGGCCTTGGCCATCCCGATCGTGACCTCGTCGGGAACCAGGTTGCCGGCGTCCATGTACGCCTTGGCCTGCTTGCCGAGCTCCGTGCCCTGACTGATGTTTGCCCGGAACAGGTCACCCGTGGAGATGTGCGGAATCGACAGATTCCTGGCAAGGAACGCGGCCTGCGTACCCTTGCCGGCTCCGGGCGGTCCGACGAGGACGATTCGCATCAGCGGAGGAACCCTTCGTAATTGCGCTGCTGGAGCTGGCTCTCGATCTGCTTCACGGTCTCCAGCCCGACACCCACGATGATGAGGATGCTCGTCCCGCCGAACGGGAAGTTGGCGTTCGCACCGCCGAAGCCCGCCAACGCCATCGTCGGCACAAGAGCGAT
It includes:
- the map gene encoding type I methionyl aminopeptidase codes for the protein MVQIKTPEQIAKMREAGLVVAAIHAATREVAVPGATTRDLDEAARKVIAEHGAKSNFLGYGGFPATICTSVNEVVVHGIPSDDVVLKDGDIISIDAGAIVDGWHGDAAYTAFVGSGHAPELLELSRVTEESMWAGIAAMRNGNRLVDVSRAIETYIRRQPRPGGGRYGIIEDYGGHGIGSEMHMDPHLLNYVSRKRGKGPKLVPGFCLAIEPMVSLGTPRTEVLEDDWTVVTTDGTWSSHWEHSVALTEEGPLVLTAPDGGRAKLAELGVTAAPDPLA
- a CDS encoding adenylate kinase produces the protein MRIVLVGPPGAGKGTQAAFLARNLSIPHISTGDLFRANISQGTELGKQAKAYMDAGNLVPDEVTIGMAKARMEQPDAENGFLLDGFPRNVAQAKALDAMLATADMKLDAVLDLEVPEDEVVKRIAGRRICRNDSAHVFHVTYSAPKQDGVCDVCGGELYQRDDDSEQTVRTRLEVYHTQTEPIIDHYRAQGLVVTISALGKVDEVTERAMAALSGEHAV